A single genomic interval of Psychroserpens sp. NJDZ02 harbors:
- a CDS encoding M14 family zinc carboxypeptidase, with the protein MDYTLVNNLFETYKERALFGRYIRLDDLTPLIAKLPSGYKIESLGSSVLGRPIQSITIGSGDLKILMWSQMHGNESTTTKAVFDLLNSFKDDRLVHILKACTIVIIPMLNPDGCEAYTRLNANQVDLNRDAQELSQPESKVLRDCYDAFKPDFCFNLHGQRTLFCAGQTNNVATLSFLSPSADKQRGLTVARKQAMEVINAINHSLQRDLPDQIGRYDDGFNINCVGDTFHFLETPTVLFEAGHYKDDYDREAVRCFVYKALIAGLDVIVNTEITGDNYVNYFDIPENGKLFYDIIIRKALFEDQILDIGINYEEVLVGKQLKFRPKVITIADLSSFYGHKELIANNSKVFTTNKQVVSVGYENDFVIIDNVKLSLNV; encoded by the coding sequence ACGACTTGACGCCTTTAATAGCTAAGCTACCTTCGGGATATAAAATTGAGAGCTTGGGGTCTTCCGTTTTAGGTAGGCCTATACAATCTATTACAATTGGCTCTGGGGATTTAAAAATATTGATGTGGTCTCAAATGCATGGAAATGAATCCACAACAACTAAGGCTGTCTTTGATTTATTAAACAGCTTTAAGGATGACCGTTTAGTTCATATTTTAAAAGCGTGTACTATTGTTATTATACCAATGCTTAATCCTGATGGTTGTGAAGCTTATACTAGACTAAATGCTAATCAGGTTGATTTAAATAGGGATGCTCAAGAGTTATCTCAACCAGAAAGTAAGGTGCTTCGTGATTGTTATGACGCTTTTAAGCCTGATTTCTGTTTTAATCTACATGGGCAACGCACCTTGTTTTGTGCTGGACAGACTAATAACGTGGCAACACTGTCTTTTTTGTCGCCTTCTGCAGATAAGCAAAGAGGTTTGACTGTGGCTCGAAAACAAGCTATGGAAGTTATTAATGCTATAAACCACAGTCTTCAAAGGGATTTACCTGATCAAATAGGGCGCTATGACGATGGTTTTAATATAAACTGTGTTGGAGATACGTTTCATTTTTTAGAAACACCAACGGTCTTGTTTGAAGCGGGACATTATAAAGACGATTATGATAGGGAAGCGGTGAGGTGTTTTGTTTATAAAGCTTTAATAGCTGGGTTAGATGTTATTGTAAATACAGAAATAACTGGAGATAATTATGTTAATTATTTTGATATTCCTGAAAACGGAAAGCTTTTTTATGATATAATAATACGAAAAGCGCTGTTTGAAGATCAAATATTGGATATTGGTATTAATTATGAAGAGGTGTTAGTGGGTAAACAGCTTAAATTTAGACCTAAAGTAATTACTATTGCGGATTTGTCAAGTTTTTATGGTCATAAAGAGCTGATTGCTAATAATAGTAAGGTTTTTACGACAAATAAGCAGGTTGTGTCTGTGGGTTACGAAAACGATTTCGTGATTATTGATAATGTGAAATTATCATTAAATGTTTAA
- a CDS encoding Lrp/AsnC family transcriptional regulator, producing the protein MAKFKLDEIDHQILDMLIENTRVPFTDIAKKLLISAGTVHVRVKKMEDAGIIKGSSLTLDYKKLGYSFIAYVGVFLQNTSKTSFVLERIAEIPYVTVAHVTTGKFNIFCKIRARNTEHAKDVIFMLDDIESVYRTETMISLEESINDKKRLMHSIFNDL; encoded by the coding sequence ATGGCGAAATTTAAATTAGACGAAATAGATCATCAGATTCTTGATATGTTGATAGAGAACACAAGAGTACCTTTTACAGATATAGCTAAAAAACTATTGATATCTGCAGGTACTGTTCATGTAAGGGTGAAGAAAATGGAAGATGCGGGGATTATTAAAGGGTCTTCTTTAACATTAGATTACAAAAAATTAGGATATTCATTTATAGCTTATGTTGGTGTTTTTCTTCAAAATACTTCTAAAACATCATTTGTTTTAGAGCGTATTGCAGAAATACCATATGTTACCGTAGCACACGTAACAACGGGTAAGTTTAATATCTTCTGTAAAATTAGAGCTCGTAATACGGAGCATGCAAAGGATGTTATTTTTATGTTAGATGACATTGAAAGTGTGTATAGAACGGAAACTATGATATCTTTAGAAGAAAGTATAAATGATAAAAAACGTTTAATGCACAGCATTTTTAACGATTTATAG
- a CDS encoding DinB family protein, producing MTILDLQQDEYLPYFKGYIDQAEGVSLLSGLESSFKTIHSFYLSIASEKLEYRYAEGKWTIKEIISHLIDTERIFCYRALRFARQDKTDLSGFDENAYVLASGASERSIADLLEEYTLVRKATIALFKSFSKTVLISNGIAGSGSVSVRALGFLIIGHEKHHVNVIKERYLE from the coding sequence ATGACTATTTTAGATTTACAACAAGACGAGTATTTGCCTTATTTTAAGGGGTATATTGATCAAGCAGAAGGAGTGTCATTATTATCAGGTTTAGAATCTAGTTTTAAAACGATACATAGCTTTTATCTTTCCATTGCTAGCGAAAAGTTAGAGTATCGATATGCTGAGGGTAAGTGGACAATAAAAGAGATTATTAGTCATTTAATAGATACGGAACGTATTTTTTGTTACCGGGCTTTACGCTTTGCTAGGCAGGATAAAACGGATCTTTCAGGATTTGATGAGAATGCATATGTATTAGCGTCTGGGGCTTCTGAGCGATCTATTGCCGATTTATTGGAAGAGTATACGTTAGTTAGAAAGGCAACCATAGCGTTGTTTAAAAGCTTTTCTAAGACTGTTCTTATTAGTAACGGTATAGCGGGTAGTGGTTCGGTTTCGGTAAGGGCTTTGGGTTTTTTGATTATCGGACATGAAAAGCATCACGTAAACGTGATTAAAGAGCGTTACTTAGAGTGA
- the aroB gene encoding 3-dehydroquinate synthase, whose product MTPIHTQDYSIQFNNDCYTALNKYIGVHSFSNIFIIVDSNTSEHCLPILLRQLETELTIEVIEIEAGEHNKTIETCSGVWQTLSELRADRKTLILNLGGGVVTDLGGFVACTYQRGVRFINIPTTLLSMVDASIGGKNGVDLGNIKNQVGIIKTPNMVLIDTNYLETLSSREMRSGLAEMLKHGLIRDELYYNKLSELSNLTLQDLDQLIYDSVLIKKDIVEQDPTEQNLRKSLNFGHTLGHAIESYYLNHETKSLLHGEAIAIGMILETYLSNQLLDFPTDKTNLIKENTLKVYGKVDIPEKDYAPIIELMKFDKKNEKGTINFVLLNTIGNPEINCVISNDLLIKSLNFYNN is encoded by the coding sequence ATGACTCCTATTCATACTCAAGATTACAGCATACAATTTAACAACGATTGCTACACAGCACTTAATAAATACATTGGCGTTCATTCATTTTCAAACATCTTTATCATTGTAGACAGTAACACTTCAGAACACTGTTTACCAATCCTTTTAAGACAGTTAGAGACAGAGTTAACTATTGAAGTCATAGAAATTGAGGCTGGAGAACACAATAAAACGATAGAAACCTGCTCAGGCGTATGGCAAACTTTATCTGAATTAAGAGCAGACAGAAAAACATTAATATTAAATCTAGGAGGTGGTGTTGTAACCGATTTAGGTGGTTTTGTCGCTTGTACTTACCAAAGAGGAGTTAGATTTATCAATATCCCCACAACACTTTTATCTATGGTAGACGCTTCTATTGGTGGTAAAAATGGTGTAGATTTAGGGAACATAAAAAACCAAGTAGGAATCATAAAAACACCTAACATGGTTTTAATTGACACCAACTATTTAGAAACACTATCTAGTAGAGAAATGCGTTCTGGATTAGCCGAAATGCTAAAACACGGCTTAATACGTGACGAACTGTATTACAATAAGTTATCAGAATTATCTAATCTAACCCTTCAAGATTTAGACCAGCTTATTTACGACTCTGTATTAATAAAAAAAGACATTGTTGAACAAGATCCAACTGAACAAAACTTAAGAAAATCACTAAATTTCGGCCACACATTAGGCCACGCAATTGAGTCTTATTATCTAAATCATGAGACCAAATCCTTGCTGCACGGAGAAGCTATTGCAATAGGTATGATTTTAGAAACCTACCTGTCTAATCAATTATTAGATTTCCCAACAGACAAAACAAACCTGATCAAAGAGAACACACTAAAAGTATATGGTAAAGTGGACATTCCTGAAAAAGACTACGCTCCCATTATTGAACTGATGAAGTTTGATAAAAAGAACGAAAAAGGTACCATTAACTTTGTATTATTAAACACTATTGGTAATCCTGAAATTAATTGCGTTATATCTAACGACTTATTAATTAAATCTTTGAATTTTTACAACAACTAA
- a CDS encoding proline dehydrogenase family protein: protein MVQDTLFENTEVAFKLKSDSELERAYFLFKMISHQPLVRIGTAATNFALKAHLPVEGLIRATVFDHFCGGVNEEDCLSVIDKMYTAGVCSVLDYSVEGKAIEDQFDSAKAKILKLVDFCDEKEAMPIVVFKPTGLGRLYLFQKKGEGKAFTDIEQQEWDRIVERYDAICKLAKARDVEVLIDGEESWMQEAADDLAEDMMKLYNTDKPIVYNTLQTYRHDRLAFLKASHERAKSGGYTLGYKIVRGAYMEKERVRAEEKGYVSPICKDKMTTDQNFNDCLLYILDHLSAISIFIGTHNEESSFLALELMDKLGIDKKDNRVWFGQLYGMSDHISFNLAAEGYNVAKYLPFGPVKDVMPYLIRRAEENTSVAGQTGRELTLLKAERKRRKGKK, encoded by the coding sequence ATGGTACAAGACACTCTTTTTGAAAATACTGAAGTAGCTTTTAAATTAAAAAGCGATTCAGAACTAGAACGTGCTTATTTTTTGTTCAAAATGATATCTCATCAACCTTTGGTAAGAATAGGTACAGCGGCTACTAATTTTGCGTTAAAAGCACATTTGCCTGTAGAAGGATTAATTAGAGCTACCGTATTTGATCATTTTTGTGGAGGGGTGAATGAAGAGGATTGTTTGTCGGTTATTGACAAGATGTATACTGCAGGTGTATGTTCCGTATTAGATTATTCAGTTGAAGGAAAAGCAATCGAGGATCAATTTGATTCGGCTAAAGCTAAAATATTGAAATTAGTTGATTTTTGCGATGAAAAAGAGGCGATGCCAATTGTTGTATTTAAGCCGACAGGTTTAGGGCGATTATATTTATTTCAGAAAAAAGGGGAAGGAAAAGCTTTTACTGATATAGAGCAGCAAGAATGGGATAGAATTGTAGAACGTTATGATGCTATTTGCAAACTAGCTAAAGCAAGAGATGTTGAAGTTTTAATTGATGGGGAAGAAAGCTGGATGCAGGAGGCGGCTGATGATTTAGCTGAGGATATGATGAAATTATACAACACAGATAAACCTATCGTGTATAATACATTGCAAACTTACAGACATGATAGATTAGCATTTTTAAAGGCGTCTCATGAGCGTGCTAAATCTGGAGGATACACATTAGGATATAAGATTGTCAGAGGTGCTTACATGGAGAAGGAACGCGTACGCGCAGAAGAGAAAGGCTATGTGTCTCCAATTTGTAAAGATAAAATGACTACTGATCAAAATTTTAATGATTGCTTATTATATATATTGGATCATTTAAGTGCGATTTCAATTTTTATAGGGACGCATAATGAAGAAAGCTCTTTTTTAGCCTTAGAATTAATGGATAAATTAGGTATCGACAAAAAGGATAATCGGGTTTGGTTTGGGCAGTTATATGGTATGAGTGATCATATCAGTTTTAATTTAGCAGCCGAAGGTTATAATGTGGCTAAGTATTTGCCATTTGGACCTGTTAAAGATGTGATGCCTTATTTAATAAGACGGGCTGAAGAAAACACATCGGTTGCTGGTCAAACTGGACGCGAGTTAACATTGTTGAAAGCGGAGCGTAAAAGAAGAAAGGGAAAAAAATAA
- a CDS encoding DUF4258 domain-containing protein, translated as MKILHRFGYYFGGFAIGLVILAFFLNGRGVSCEYNYGPEARVLKNIRTKTLQFSPESTSVIVSKAIDTALISYILKKGDVDFSKSEPRKEPCGIYYISGETKNKKHLELYIQNCDSIATLQTIRFLN; from the coding sequence ATGAAAATACTACACAGATTTGGTTATTATTTTGGCGGTTTTGCAATTGGATTAGTCATACTGGCTTTTTTCTTAAACGGAAGAGGCGTGTCTTGCGAATATAATTACGGGCCAGAAGCAAGAGTACTTAAAAACATTAGAACAAAAACCCTTCAATTTTCTCCTGAAAGCACATCAGTAATAGTCTCAAAAGCTATTGATACGGCTCTAATAAGTTATATACTAAAAAAAGGAGATGTTGATTTTTCAAAAAGTGAACCGAGAAAAGAACCTTGCGGAATCTATTATATCTCTGGAGAAACAAAAAATAAAAAACACTTAGAATTATATATTCAAAATTGTGATAGTATCGCTACTTTACAAACTATCCGTTTTTTAAATTAA
- a CDS encoding alanine dehydrogenase: protein MSKPLSPFSKEELLPQEETLEIFKHKSNLFIGIPKETAFQEKRVCLTPDAVSAIVNNGHRVLIESNAGIGANFSDKDYSEAGAEITKDTAKVYACPMILKVEPPTLDELEMMKPQTTLISALQIKTQTKIYFEKLASKRITALAFEFIRDEDDAYPAVRALSEIAGTASVLIAAELLSNSSNGNGLMFGNISGVPPVEVVILGAGTVGEFAARSAIGLGANIKVFDNSITKLRCLQANLGRTIYTSTIQPKYLSKALKRCDVVIGAVSGKDRAPIIVSETMVENMKKGAVIVDVSIDTGGCFETSEVTTHDKPTFRKNGVIHYCVPNIPARYSRTASASISNIFTPYLLKIADDGGLEHAIRFDKGLKNGLYYYHGILTNRAVGEWFDLKHSDINLLIF, encoded by the coding sequence ATGTCTAAACCACTCTCTCCTTTTTCGAAAGAAGAACTATTACCTCAAGAAGAAACCTTAGAGATTTTTAAACATAAAAGCAATCTATTTATAGGGATTCCTAAAGAAACTGCTTTTCAAGAAAAGCGTGTATGCTTGACCCCAGATGCCGTATCTGCAATTGTCAACAATGGTCATCGTGTATTAATAGAATCTAATGCAGGAATTGGCGCTAATTTTAGTGACAAAGATTATAGCGAAGCTGGGGCTGAAATAACAAAAGATACAGCAAAAGTCTACGCTTGCCCCATGATTTTAAAAGTAGAACCCCCTACTCTAGATGAATTAGAAATGATGAAACCGCAGACCACTTTAATATCTGCACTTCAAATAAAAACACAAACTAAAATCTATTTTGAAAAACTAGCTTCTAAACGCATTACCGCTCTAGCTTTTGAATTTATACGTGACGAAGATGACGCATATCCTGCTGTACGCGCTTTAAGCGAAATTGCAGGAACTGCATCTGTCTTAATTGCTGCAGAATTATTAAGCAACTCTAGCAATGGTAATGGTTTAATGTTTGGTAATATTAGTGGCGTGCCGCCGGTAGAAGTTGTTATCCTTGGCGCTGGAACTGTTGGCGAATTTGCTGCTAGAAGTGCTATCGGCCTAGGAGCCAATATAAAAGTATTTGACAATTCTATAACTAAATTACGTTGCTTACAAGCTAATTTAGGTCGTACAATTTACACATCAACTATACAGCCTAAATATTTAAGTAAAGCACTAAAACGTTGTGACGTTGTTATTGGTGCCGTTAGTGGAAAAGACAGAGCACCAATTATTGTCTCTGAAACAATGGTGGAAAACATGAAAAAAGGCGCTGTAATTGTAGATGTCAGTATCGATACTGGCGGGTGTTTTGAAACTAGTGAAGTTACAACACACGACAAACCTACCTTTAGAAAAAATGGAGTTATACACTATTGTGTTCCAAACATACCAGCCAGATATTCCAGAACAGCATCAGCCTCAATAAGTAATATTTTCACGCCCTATTTACTTAAAATAGCAGACGATGGCGGCTTGGAACATGCTATCCGATTTGATAAAGGATTAAAGAATGGATTGTATTATTATCACGGAATTTTAACTAATCGTGCAGTTGGAGAATGGTTTGACCTAAAACATAGTGATATTAATCTATTAATATTCTAA
- the tsaE gene encoding tRNA (adenosine(37)-N6)-threonylcarbamoyltransferase complex ATPase subunit type 1 TsaE, producing the protein MTINYKLEEVEMVAKKLLDTATSKIILFEGDMGVGKTTLIKTLVKLLGCNDVVSSPTFALVNEYVGDTNTIYHFDLYRIETEDELYDFGIDTYIDSDHYVFVEWPSILKPLIQDQFTVVDITLSENTTRQLKMKNFD; encoded by the coding sequence GTGACTATAAATTATAAATTAGAAGAGGTGGAAATGGTCGCTAAAAAACTTTTAGATACCGCAACCTCTAAAATTATATTATTTGAAGGCGATATGGGCGTTGGTAAAACAACACTTATAAAAACATTGGTTAAACTTTTAGGATGTAATGATGTCGTCAGCAGTCCTACTTTTGCTTTAGTTAATGAATATGTAGGTGATACTAATACTATTTATCATTTTGATTTATACCGCATTGAAACAGAAGACGAATTATATGATTTTGGCATAGACACCTATATTGATAGTGATCACTATGTTTTTGTAGAATGGCCTAGTATTTTAAAACCCTTAATTCAAGACCAATTCACGGTCGTTGATATCACTTTGTCAGAAAACACAACACGACAATTGAAAATGAAGAATTTTGATTAA
- a CDS encoding response regulator — protein MNNINILWVDDEIDLLKPHILFLEKKNYTVTTCNSGTEALEILEDNTFDIVFLDENMPGLSGLETLNEIKEKQDTLPVVMITKSEEEYIMEDAIGNKIADYLIKPVNPNQILLSLKKNLDHSRLVSEKTTSNYQQEFRKIAMDMAMVNSYEEWVDLYKKLIYWEIQLEDIEDASMFEILESQKNEANTQFGKFIDKNYPSWFEPKTDAPILSHTLFREKIAPELSKEQPTLLVVVDNLRYDQWKAFEPFVSNHYKKQKEDAFYSILPTATQYARNAIFSGLMPSDMEKLHPEYWKNDTDEGGKNLHEADFLNAQMKRLGLSNLKHEYYKITNLSSGKKLADNFRGLKDNDLTVVVYNFVDMLSHSKTEMDVVKELASNDKAYRSLTQSWFKNSPLLEMIQQAQQMGFKLIITTDHGTINVKNPSKVIGDRDTSLNLRYKTGRSLSYESKDVLAAKDPKTIHLPSINMNSSFIFAKSDLFFAYPNNYNHYVSYYRNTYQHGGVSLEEMIIPFVVLSPK, from the coding sequence ATGAACAATATAAATATTCTTTGGGTTGATGACGAAATAGATTTATTAAAGCCTCATATCCTGTTTTTAGAGAAAAAAAATTATACCGTTACGACTTGTAATAGTGGAACGGAAGCTTTAGAAATTTTAGAAGACAACACTTTTGATATTGTTTTTTTAGATGAAAACATGCCAGGATTGTCCGGACTTGAAACTTTAAATGAAATTAAAGAAAAGCAAGACACACTTCCTGTGGTTATGATTACCAAAAGTGAAGAAGAATATATTATGGAGGACGCTATTGGTAATAAAATTGCCGATTACCTTATAAAACCCGTCAATCCTAATCAGATTTTACTAAGCTTAAAGAAAAATTTAGATCACTCGAGATTAGTGTCAGAGAAAACGACTTCTAATTACCAACAAGAATTTAGAAAAATCGCAATGGACATGGCTATGGTTAATAGTTATGAAGAATGGGTTGATTTATACAAAAAGCTGATTTATTGGGAAATTCAACTCGAAGATATTGAAGACGCCAGTATGTTTGAGATTTTAGAGTCTCAAAAAAACGAAGCCAATACTCAATTTGGTAAGTTTATAGACAAAAATTACCCCTCTTGGTTCGAACCAAAAACGGATGCACCAATTTTATCTCACACCTTATTTAGAGAAAAGATTGCTCCAGAATTAAGTAAAGAACAACCAACACTATTGGTTGTGGTAGATAATTTACGTTATGACCAATGGAAAGCGTTTGAACCTTTTGTAAGCAACCATTATAAAAAACAAAAAGAAGACGCCTTTTATAGCATCTTACCTACTGCCACGCAATATGCACGAAATGCAATATTCTCTGGACTTATGCCAAGTGACATGGAGAAATTACATCCTGAATATTGGAAAAATGATACCGATGAAGGTGGGAAAAATTTACATGAAGCCGATTTTTTAAACGCACAAATGAAACGCTTAGGATTAAGCAACTTGAAACACGAGTATTATAAAATCACGAATTTATCTTCCGGAAAAAAATTAGCAGATAATTTTAGAGGTTTAAAAGACAACGATTTGACAGTTGTAGTTTATAATTTTGTGGACATGCTATCACATTCTAAGACAGAAATGGATGTGGTTAAGGAGTTAGCGTCTAACGACAAAGCTTATCGCAGTTTAACACAAAGTTGGTTTAAAAATTCGCCATTATTAGAAATGATTCAACAAGCACAGCAAATGGGCTTTAAATTAATTATCACAACGGATCATGGAACTATTAATGTCAAAAATCCATCAAAAGTTATTGGAGATAGAGATACTAGTCTAAACTTACGTTACAAAACGGGACGTAGTTTGAGCTATGAAAGCAAAGATGTTTTAGCAGCAAAAGACCCAAAAACCATACATTTGCCTTCCATTAACATGAATAGCTCTTTTATATTTGCTAAAAGCGATTTGTTTTTTGCTTATCCTAATAACTACAATCACTATGTTAGTTATTATAGAAACACTTACCAACACGGAGGTGTCTCTTTAGAAGAAATGATTATTCCTTTTGTAGTACTAAGCCCTAAATAA
- a CDS encoding HD domain-containing protein, with protein sequence MKSSNKLKILNDPIYGFITIPNSIIFDLIEHKYFQRLRRISQMGMSYLVYPGAHHTRFHHAIGCMHLMQKAVQVLRFKGVEISDDEEKALYIAILLHDIGHGPFSHAMEHSIVSGISHEEISLLFMEELNTEFNGDLTLAIQIFKGDYHRKFMLQLISSQIDMDRADYLKRDSFYTGVSEGNINSERLITMLNVKENELVVEDKGIYSVEKFLDARRLMYWQVYLHKTSLVAEQLLIRVLKRAKELVKKGVTLEASKPLTFFLENEITLEEFNGSCLETFAKLDDYDIVAAMKNWQYHEDFVLKNLCEMIINRHLLKIKVKKKPITEAVFQKHMSDLKGRHNISDADASYFVFTGQVSNLAYSRKKQNINILNKNGKVVDIVKASDQLSLKALSKPVTKYYICYPKGQL encoded by the coding sequence TTGAAATCAAGTAACAAACTTAAAATACTAAACGACCCAATTTACGGATTTATTACTATTCCGAATTCTATAATTTTTGATTTAATAGAACATAAATACTTTCAGCGTTTGCGACGTATCTCGCAAATGGGGATGTCTTATCTGGTATATCCAGGAGCGCATCATACCAGATTTCATCATGCGATAGGTTGTATGCATTTAATGCAAAAAGCGGTTCAAGTCCTACGTTTTAAAGGTGTTGAGATATCTGATGATGAAGAAAAAGCATTGTATATCGCTATATTATTACACGATATTGGCCATGGACCATTTAGTCATGCCATGGAGCATAGTATTGTGAGTGGGATCTCTCATGAGGAAATTTCGTTGTTATTCATGGAAGAATTGAATACAGAATTTAACGGCGATTTAACACTTGCCATTCAGATTTTTAAAGGGGATTATCATCGGAAGTTTATGCTTCAGTTGATTTCTAGTCAAATAGACATGGATCGTGCCGATTATTTAAAAAGAGATAGTTTTTATACTGGCGTATCTGAAGGTAATATTAATAGTGAGCGTTTGATTACGATGCTTAATGTTAAAGAGAATGAACTAGTTGTAGAAGATAAAGGTATTTATAGTGTCGAAAAGTTTTTGGACGCTAGACGTTTGATGTATTGGCAAGTCTATTTACATAAAACAAGTTTGGTTGCCGAGCAATTATTAATACGAGTTTTAAAACGAGCAAAGGAATTAGTTAAAAAGGGTGTGACTTTAGAAGCCAGTAAACCATTAACCTTCTTTTTGGAAAATGAAATTACTTTAGAGGAATTTAATGGTAGTTGTCTTGAAACGTTTGCTAAGTTAGATGATTATGATATCGTCGCAGCGATGAAAAATTGGCAATATCATGAAGATTTTGTTTTGAAAAACCTTTGTGAGATGATAATTAATAGACATCTTTTAAAGATTAAAGTCAAAAAGAAACCTATAACTGAAGCAGTATTCCAAAAACATATGTCAGATTTAAAGGGGCGACATAACATATCGGATGCTGATGCAAGTTATTTTGTTTTTACAGGACAAGTCAGTAATTTGGCTTATTCGCGAAAAAAACAAAATATAAATATTTTGAATAAAAATGGTAAAGTAGTGGATATAGTTAAGGCTTCAGACCAACTTAGCTTAAAAGCACTGTCAAAACCAGTGACAAAATATTATATATGTTATCCAAAAGGCCAACTTTAG
- the lpxD gene encoding UDP-3-O-(3-hydroxymyristoyl)glucosamine N-acyltransferase has translation MKFTAEQIAGILDGVVDGNPQAEVSKLSKIEEGVEGALTFLANPKYTSYIYSTKATIAIVDKDFVPEHDISSTLIRVDDAYKSFSKLLEYYNQVKLNKFGIEQPTSVSETATIGKDVYIGAFTVIGEHVTIGDNVKIFPNCYIGDNVKIDNDTVLFAGSKIYSDCIIGKNCVINSGAIIGADGFGFAPNEDGEYTKVPQIGNVILEDFVDVGAATTIDRATLGSTIIRRGVKLDNQIQIAHNVEIGKNTVIAAQTGIAGSTKIGENCQIGGQVGFAGHLTIGNNVKIQAQSGVGKNIKDNEVLQGSPAFGYGDWNKSYVYFKNLPKLVKTINELEKKGNGNN, from the coding sequence ATGAAATTTACTGCAGAACAAATAGCTGGTATTTTAGACGGTGTCGTAGACGGCAATCCTCAAGCAGAGGTCTCTAAATTATCCAAAATTGAAGAAGGTGTAGAAGGTGCTTTAACCTTTTTGGCTAATCCAAAATATACATCATATATATACTCAACAAAAGCAACTATTGCTATTGTTGATAAAGACTTTGTGCCCGAGCATGATATAAGTAGTACACTAATAAGAGTGGATGATGCTTATAAATCGTTTTCAAAGTTATTGGAATATTACAATCAAGTAAAATTAAATAAGTTTGGAATCGAGCAACCAACGTCTGTATCTGAAACGGCAACAATTGGTAAAGATGTTTATATTGGTGCTTTTACGGTAATAGGAGAGCACGTGACCATTGGGGACAATGTTAAAATTTTTCCTAATTGCTACATTGGTGACAATGTGAAAATAGATAATGATACGGTTTTATTTGCTGGATCTAAAATATATTCAGATTGTATAATAGGTAAAAACTGCGTTATTAATTCCGGAGCTATAATTGGAGCTGATGGTTTTGGTTTTGCACCTAATGAAGATGGAGAATATACCAAAGTACCGCAAATAGGTAACGTTATATTGGAAGACTTTGTAGATGTTGGCGCGGCGACAACAATTGATAGAGCTACTTTAGGCTCTACAATAATAAGACGTGGTGTCAAATTAGACAATCAAATACAAATAGCACATAATGTGGAAATTGGTAAAAACACAGTAATAGCTGCACAAACAGGTATTGCAGGATCAACTAAAATTGGTGAGAATTGCCAAATAGGAGGTCAGGTTGGATTTGCTGGGCATTTAACTATTGGTAATAATGTAAAAATACAAGCACAATCAGGTGTAGGTAAAAATATTAAAGATAACGAAGTATTACAAGGATCGCCAGCATTTGGCTATGGAGATTGGAATAAATCTTATGTTTACTTTAAAAATTTACCTAAATTAGTTAAAACTATAAACGAATTAGAAAAAAAAGGCAATGGGAATAATTAG